The DNA sequence CGAAGCGCTGGCCGCCACCGTTGGGGAGGGGGACGAGGCGATCGTTCCTTCCCCATGGTGGGTCAGCTATCCGCAGATGGTGCGTTTCGCCGGCGGCCGCGTGGTGCCGCTGATCACGCATCCGCGCGAGGGCTTCCGCTTCGACCCCGCCGATCTGGAAGCCCTTATAACGCCGCGCACGCGCTGGCTGCTGCTGAACAGCCCCGGCAACCCCACAGGCGCGGTCTATCCCGCGGAAATGCTGCAGGGTATCGGGGCGGTGCTGCGGCGCCATCCGCAGGTGATGGTGCTGTCCGACGACATCTACGCGCCGCTGAACTACACCGGCGCCCCCCACGCGACCCTCGCCAATCTGTGCCCCGATCTGGCGGACCGCATCTGCACCGTTTCGGGCGTGTCCAAGAGCCATGCGATGACGGGCTTCCGCATCGGCGTGGTGACCGGGCCGGACTGGCTGATCGAGGCGATCGGGCGGCTGCAGAGCAACAGCAGCGGCAACCCCGCGGCCGTCAGCCAGGGCGCAGCCATCGCCGCTTTCGAAGGGCCGCAGGATTTCCTGAGCGACTGGCGCGAGCGGTTTCGGGCTCGGCGCGACATGGTCGTTGGCGCAATCAACAGTGTGCCTGGGCTGTTCACGCCCGTGCCCGATGGCGCCTTCTACTGCCTTGTCGATGCGGCCCCCTTGATGGAGCGCTTCGGCGGGGATGACGGCGAGCTGGCGCTGCATCTGCTGGAACACGGCGTGGCGGTGGTGGCGGCGAGCG is a window from the Altererythrobacter sp. B11 genome containing:
- a CDS encoding pyridoxal phosphate-dependent aminotransferase → MSQHHLSPALRRIAASPTTAMTDRATALREAGRDIISLSVGEPDFPTPPHVIEAAKAALDAGLTRYTPVTGMARLKEAAALHFARDLGIAADPARIVVTAGGKQAIFEALAATVGEGDEAIVPSPWWVSYPQMVRFAGGRVVPLITHPREGFRFDPADLEALITPRTRWLLLNSPGNPTGAVYPAEMLQGIGAVLRRHPQVMVLSDDIYAPLNYTGAPHATLANLCPDLADRICTVSGVSKSHAMTGFRIGVVTGPDWLIEAIGRLQSNSSGNPAAVSQGAAIAAFEGPQDFLSDWRERFRARRDMVVGAINSVPGLFTPVPDGAFYCLVDAAPLMERFGGDDGELALHLLEHGVAVVAASAFGGRDGFRISFAADEAVLEEAMQRIATALS